GGCGAGCGCGGCCGTGACCTCGCGCAGTTCGGGCCCCGCGCCGCCGGCGAGGACGTGCGCGTCGCACACGTCGTTGACGGTGAACGCGGAGTCCGGCGGTGACTGCACGTTGTCTCCGCCGGCGAAGAGGCCGGTGGGTGTCTGCACGGCCCGCAGGGCGCGGAGATGGGTCATCGCGGCGGCGACGGCCTGCCTGCTGCCGTGCAGTGCCGAGTCCGGGGACCGGTATGCCGCGACCAGGGTCTTCACCCGCCGCGCCAGAGCACGGTGCGGCACACCGGCGGGTTCCTCGTCGGGGCAGGCCGCCAGCGGGGCGGCCGACCGGTCGGCGGCGCGGGCCACCGCGCGGAGGAACTCGTGGTCGAGCGCGGTGGGCACGGGTCAGTCCTTCAGTCCGGCATTGATGTCGGCGCTCATGACGTAGCGCTGGAAGACCAGGAAGATGGCGATCAGAGGGATCATGGAGATGACCGATGCGCCGAGCAGTACCGACCAGTTGATGTTCTGTGCGCCGACGATGCTCTGGATGCCGATCTGCACGGTGAACTTGTTGGGGTCGTTGAGCATCAGAAGCGGCCAGATGTAGTCGTTCCACCGCCACTGGAAGGACAGGATGGCGAGGGTCAGCATGATGGGCCGGGAGAGCGGCACCATGATCCGCAGGAAGATCGACAGTTCGCGGGCGCCGTCGATGCGTGCGGCTTCCACGAGTTCGTCGGGAACCGTCAGGAAGAACTGGCGGAACATGAAGCATCCGGTCGCGGTGAGCACGGCCGGGAGGATGATGCCGGCGAACGAGTTGTAGAGGCCGAGGTTGCGGACCACCAGGAATTCCGGGGCGAGCATGACCTCGGACGGCAGCATCGTGGTGGCCAGGATGCAGATGAAGAACGCCTTGAGCCACCTGTTGTCGTACTTGGCCAGCGCGTACCCGGTGCAGCAGCTGACTCCCACCGTGAGGATCGTCGTGATCACGCACACGATGGTCGT
The nucleotide sequence above comes from Streptomyces sp. NL15-2K. Encoded proteins:
- a CDS encoding carbohydrate ABC transporter permease, which translates into the protein MTTTDMPRPVDADPGRAVSKKRPRSAGSGGLRRAVPATTLLWILACLYGLPVLWFLLSSLKPASDLFSYPLTLVPHNPTLSGFKAAWDSANFSQYFINTTIVCVITTILTVGVSCCTGYALAKYDNRWLKAFFICILATTMLPSEVMLAPEFLVVRNLGLYNSFAGIILPAVLTATGCFMFRQFFLTVPDELVEAARIDGARELSIFLRIMVPLSRPIMLTLAILSFQWRWNDYIWPLLMLNDPNKFTVQIGIQSIVGAQNINWSVLLGASVISMIPLIAIFLVFQRYVMSADINAGLKD